The genomic region CAGGAAGCCGACGGCCAGGATGCCGCAACCGACCACGGTGACGAACACGACGATCAGTCGCAGACTCATGACCTTGCGCAGGATGATCATTTCGGGAAACGACAGCGCCGTCACCGCCATCATGAAGGCCAGTACGGTGCCGAGCGCGGCGCCTTTGCCAAGCAGGGCCTCGACCACGGGAATCATTCCCGCGGCGTTCGAATACATCGGGATCCCGAGCAGGACGGCAGCCGGCACCGACCACCAACTGCCGCTGCCCATGATGGAGCCCAGGATTTCGGCAGGAACGTAACCGTGGATGGCGGCCCCGGCCGCGATCCCGAGCACGACCCAGACCCAGACCTTGCCGACGATGTCGCGAACCGCCTCCAGCCCCGCGGCGATGCGGCCGGCGACGGTCAGGTCGGTCGCCGGCAGTTCAACGGCGCCCGCACGGATCGTGCGGACCCACGCCTCGAGCCAGCCTTCCAGCCGGAGGCGCCCGATGACCAGTCCGGAAACGATCGCGATCCCCAGCCCAAGCACCAGGTAGGCCAACGCCACCCGCCACCCGACCAGCGCGAACAGCAGCCCGAGCGCCACTTCGTTGATCATCGGCGCGGCGACCAGGAAGGAGAACGTGACGCCGAGCGGCACCCCCGCCGAGACGAAGCCGATGAACAGCGGCACCGCCGAGCAGGAACAGAACGGGGTGACGATGCCCAGCGCCGCGGCCGCCACGTTGCCTGTTCCCACGCGCTTCCCCGCCAGCAGCGTCCGCGTGCGTTCCGCCGAGAAGTAGCTCCGCACCACGCCCATGCCGAACACGACGAGGATGAGCAGCAGCAGCACCTTGGGCACGTCATAGGCGAAGAACGCGACAGCTTCGCCCAGGCGGCTCGCCCGCTGGATGGGCAGCAGCGATGTCACGGCCTCGGCGAAGGGACCGAGCAGCAGCCAGGCGCCGCTCCAGAGCCCGAGCGCGGCGGCCGTTCCCCCGAGCCAGAGCACGGGAGAGCCGGATCGTGCCGGGGCCGGCGGCGCCAGG from Rhodovastum atsumiense harbors:
- a CDS encoding permease, which produces MNTLAPPAPARSGSPVLWLGGTAAALGLWSGAWLLLGPFAEAVTSLLPIQRASRLGEAVAFFAYDVPKVLLLLILVVFGMGVVRSYFSAERTRTLLAGKRVGTGNVAAAALGIVTPFCSCSAVPLFIGFVSAGVPLGVTFSFLVAAPMINEVALGLLFALVGWRVALAYLVLGLGIAIVSGLVIGRLRLEGWLEAWVRTIRAGAVELPATDLTVAGRIAAGLEAVRDIVGKVWVWVVLGIAAGAAIHGYVPAEILGSIMGSGSWWSVPAAVLLGIPMYSNAAGMIPVVEALLGKGAALGTVLAFMMAVTALSFPEMIILRKVMSLRLIVVFVTVVGCGILAVGFLFNALF